Genomic DNA from Theropithecus gelada isolate Dixy unplaced genomic scaffold, Tgel_1.0 HiC_scaffold_16088, whole genome shotgun sequence:
CCCAACCTCTGCGCTTGCTTCTAAGAGCtgagcaggctgggcacggtggctcacgcctataatcccagcactctgggaggcgagaccgaggtgggcggatcagcagaggtcaggagttcaagaccagcctagctaacatggtgaaaccccgtttctactaaaaattcaaaaaattagccgggcatggccacgtgcgcctgtagtcccagctacttgggaggctgaggcacaagaatcacttgaacctgggaggtagaggctgcagtaagcagtaagatcgtgccattgcactccaacttgggcaacaagagtgaaacttgtctcaaaaaaaaggccagcgtggtggctcacgccagtaatcccagcacttttgggaagccaaggcgggtgggtcacgaggtcagatcatgaggtcaggagatcgagaccatcctggctaacacagtgaaacccagtctactaaaaatacaaaaaattagccaggcgcggtggcgggcacctgtagtcccagctactcgggaagctgaggcaggagaagcacttgaactgggaggcggaggttgcagtgagcacagtgagccgagatcgcgctactgcactccagcctgggcgacagagcgagactcccgtctcaaaaacaaaaacaaaaaacgctgAGCAGAAGGGTACTAAGTATTGGCTAAAGCCTTCGTACGTTAACTGCAGATACTCTTGCAACTCtcatgaatataaattatttttctcatgtttattacttattttgactatatattatttactatattGAATGAGTCtttgtaaaagttttttaaaacctttcagaacggccgggtgtgatggctcagtgcctgtaatcccagcactttgggaggctgagacggccagatcacgaggtcaggaaatcgagaccatcctggctaacacagtgaaaccccgtctctactaaaaatacaaaaaattagccggggctgggcacagtggctcatggctgtaattccagcactttgggaggctgaggctggtggatcacgagatcaggggatcaagaccatcctggctaatgtggtgaaaccccgtctctactaaaaatacaaaaatttagccaggcgtggtggcgggtacctgtagtcccagctactcaggaggctgaggcaggagaatggcatgaacccaggaggcaaagcgtgcagtgagtggagattgcgccactgcactccagcctgggcgacagagcgagactctgtctcaaacaaacaaacaaaaaaaagagatggtGACTTTCTGTCCGTGAAAGTATTCACAGCTGGACAAGATCATTACTCAAGGAAAAGGGTGGAAAAGATTCAGGGACCAGGGAAAGGGTCTGCAAATTAGTTTcttatattcctttggctatCCCAGCAGATCTCAGCTGCGTCTGTATTGGGGCCAGCATTTAAAGGAGGAAGGACATCCCACCCAGACCAGTATGGTGGATACAAGAGACCTCGTCAGAGGACTCCAGTGGAAAAATGACTTTCAAAAGACAAGTCAAGGTCCCAAGACCCAGCAACACCTTCCCATGTGGAGATTCTCCTTCCACTGCCAACTTCAGAGGGTCTGGGCTTCACTTTGTTAAGCAACTCAACAGGCTTCCTATTCTGTGATTCAAGAGTTATTTATACAAAGAACTGCTCCTAAGCTCCCAGGAGTTTCACGATGGACCCTGAGGTACAGTGCAAGGCCACAAGTCCACTTTACAGAGGCCACAAAGAGATAATGTCCTACCTTCCTCATTTGGCTTCTGGGCCTCCTCAGAGCCTGAGTGTTCCTGTTTCTGCTGCTGCCTCGCTGTGTGAATGGCCTGAAGTACATCCAGTCGCCGCTCCTCACCAAAAGCTGCAGAGCCCACCACTAGCTCCTCAGCCTCCGACAAGCAGCCCAGAGGCAGCAGCACCCGCTGCACGTGAAATTCTGCTAAGGCTCCATATTCTGGAAGGTCTTGGTTGGCTGGGTCTTGGAGCCAGGCACCCACCACATCCAGCACAGCTCTAGGCTCTTGCATTTTGCTGTATAAAAGAATGCTGCAGTCCCCAAAAAACCCGATCCCAACAAAATTAGAGTCAGTGCTCAATGATTGGTTCATTTCTCATGACCACTATGCTTCTCCTATCCAACCCCTCCTCACTGTGCCCTCCAGCCCCTTCCGATGAAATGTGGATGCTAATGGGAATTTGCCATGACACACCCATCACTAACAGCTTACTCAATGGGAAGCTGAAAGCCTTGCCTCTAAGATCAGGAGCAAAACAAAGATGGCTACTTTGACCGTTTTttattcaacagagtactggaggtcacagccagagcaatcaggcaacagaaagaaataaaaggtatccaaatcggaaaggaggaagtaaaattatccctGTCTGCAGATAATAAGATCTTATATacggaaaaccctaaagactccaccaaaagagAGAACTAATAAACGGATTCAGTAAAGTTGTGggacacaaaaatcaatgtacaaaaaaaacAGCGTTTATATACCACTGGAAAAGAGaccaagaaaacaattccatttacaatagctaccaaaaaaaaatatacctaggaataaattaaaccaaggtggtaaaagatctctacactgAAGACTATAAAGCctgatgaaagaagttgaaggggacacaaaaaaatggaacgATATCCTGTGTCCATTCACAAATTGgaagaatattattaaaatacccaaagccatctacagatttaatgcaatctctatcaaaacaccaatggcattcttcacagaaatagaaaaaacaatcctggccaggcgcggtggctcacacctgtaatcccagtactttgggaggcccaggcaggcggatcatggggtcaggagattgagaccattgtggctaacacggtgaaaccccgtctctactaaaaatacaaaaaaattagccaggcgtggtgacgggcacctgtagtcccagctacttgggaggctgaggcagga
This window encodes:
- the LOC112617358 gene encoding peroxisome assembly protein 26, coding for MQEPRAVLDVVGAWLQDPANQDLPEYGALAEFHVQRVLLPLGCLSEAEELVVGSAAFGEERRLDVLQAIHTARQQQKQEHSGSEEAQKPNEEGSVSHKFLSLPMVVRQLWDSAVSHFFSLPFKKSLLAALILCLLVVRFDPASPSSLPFLYKLAQLFRWIRKAASSRLYQLRIRD